The following are from one region of the Rosettibacter firmus genome:
- a CDS encoding toxin-antitoxin system YwqK family antitoxin, translated as MFLIIIFISLLTIYPQEIKREYYKNGKLKSETTYVNGVKHGIYREYYESGKLWKEWNFVNGKEEGISTWYFEDGTKSMEWNYHNGKLEGISRWYYETGELWAEPNYVNDVQEGLSKTYYKSGALQAIWSYRNGKLNGISKIFYENGQLEVERNYVDDKLEGVSKVYYEFGALALEANFKNNQLDGNSYFYYPDGSIKVIDTYSNGQIVKRVRYDIGGKFDKIEESFDEYYDEGTLKAELNFKEGKKNGRIVYYYKNGFVKSILNYIDDKLDGECKFYYDNGIISEITNFKNDLKNGLSVKFNNKGIKISEDNYSDNILEGKSKTFYETGELKSERYFKNGKLDGTVITYYKNGKIKAEENYRNGLKEGISKWYYQNGIISDFLIYKNNLLNGKCYSYNEDGIVIKETVYKDGEIVNSH; from the coding sequence ATGTTTTTAATAATAATATTTATTTCACTACTCACAATTTACCCACAGGAAATAAAAAGAGAATATTATAAAAATGGGAAATTAAAATCCGAAACCACTTACGTTAATGGAGTTAAACATGGTATCTACAGAGAATATTATGAAAGTGGTAAACTATGGAAAGAATGGAATTTTGTTAATGGTAAAGAAGAAGGAATTTCTACCTGGTATTTTGAAGATGGTACAAAAAGTATGGAGTGGAATTATCACAATGGTAAATTAGAGGGAATATCAAGGTGGTATTACGAAACAGGTGAATTATGGGCAGAACCAAATTATGTTAACGATGTTCAGGAGGGATTAAGTAAAACTTATTATAAAAGTGGTGCACTTCAGGCTATCTGGAGTTATCGCAATGGCAAATTAAATGGCATTTCAAAAATATTTTATGAAAATGGTCAACTCGAAGTTGAAAGAAATTATGTTGATGATAAGTTAGAAGGTGTAAGTAAAGTTTATTACGAATTTGGAGCTTTAGCTCTCGAAGCAAATTTTAAAAACAATCAATTAGATGGCAACTCATATTTTTATTATCCTGATGGTTCAATAAAAGTAATCGATACTTATTCAAATGGACAAATAGTAAAACGTGTAAGATATGATATCGGTGGTAAATTCGATAAAATAGAAGAAAGTTTTGATGAATATTACGACGAAGGAACATTAAAAGCCGAGCTTAATTTCAAAGAAGGAAAGAAAAATGGTAGAATTGTTTATTACTATAAAAATGGCTTTGTAAAATCAATTTTAAATTATATTGATGATAAATTAGATGGTGAGTGTAAGTTTTATTACGATAATGGAATAATTTCAGAAATCACAAATTTTAAAAATGATCTTAAAAATGGTTTATCAGTAAAATTCAATAATAAAGGAATTAAAATTTCAGAAGATAACTATAGCGATAACATACTCGAAGGTAAATCGAAAACTTTTTATGAAACTGGTGAACTCAAATCAGAAAGATATTTTAAAAATGGCAAACTCGATGGAACAGTAATTACTTATTATAAAAATGGAAAAATAAAAGCTGAAGAGAATTATAGAAACGGATTAAAAGAAGGCATTTCGAAGTGGTATTATCAGAATGGAATAATTTCAGATTTTTTGATTTACAAAAACAATTTATTAAATGGAAAATGTTATAGTTATAACGAAGATGGAATTGTTATTAAAGAGACAGTTTATAAAGATGGAGAAATAGTTAATTCACATTAA
- a CDS encoding GDSL-type esterase/lipase family protein — translation MRIPYKILCLILITYFSYINYLYSQQKNDTVRYKANPNYTLQTAMFDIYKTKQADIVMLGNSLTAGTNWSELLGRTNVVARAIPGDILPGFIARLDYVIKLKPKIVFIMGGLNDIYNWTPVEEIFNNYVKIVSTLKSRGIIPVIQSTTYAAKDYAKDWGGTPEVNGSRNREIDKLNKLLFEYARKNNLDFIDITSKLATSDKFLRPELTWDGIHLNAEGYKLWAEEVEKVLSKYKL, via the coding sequence ATGAGAATACCATATAAAATTCTTTGCCTGATTTTAATAACTTACTTTTCATACATAAATTATTTATACTCTCAACAAAAAAATGACACCGTAAGATATAAAGCAAATCCAAATTACACTTTGCAAACCGCAATGTTCGATATCTATAAAACAAAGCAAGCTGATATTGTAATGCTCGGTAATTCTTTAACTGCTGGAACAAACTGGTCTGAACTACTGGGTAGAACAAATGTTGTTGCTCGTGCTATTCCAGGTGATATTCTTCCAGGATTTATTGCAAGACTGGATTATGTTATTAAACTTAAACCAAAAATTGTTTTTATTATGGGAGGTTTAAATGATATTTATAATTGGACTCCAGTTGAAGAAATTTTTAATAACTATGTAAAAATTGTTTCAACACTAAAATCCAGAGGTATTATTCCTGTAATTCAATCAACAACTTATGCTGCAAAAGATTATGCAAAAGATTGGGGTGGTACTCCTGAAGTAAATGGTAGCAGAAACAGAGAAATTGATAAATTAAATAAATTGTTATTTGAATATGCCAGAAAAAATAATCTTGATTTCATTGATATAACTTCTAAATTAGCAACAAGCGATAAATTTTTACGACCAGAATTAACATGGGATGGAATTCATCTCAATGCTGAAGGTTATAAGTTGTGGGCTGAAGAAGTTGAAAAAGTTTTATCAAAATATAAATTATAA
- a CDS encoding AMP-binding protein has product MTDFYFNIEEANTLWKRWELNSERNPEREAIIHWVAGQEPYRWTYHNLIQTAKKFSQELLKLGIKPGEVCAIIIRHNPLFYPLYLGISRIGALPAILAYPNPRLHPEKFRQGLEGMSQRSGLDYILTEKELDPMIRPLIENPKSTIKAVHFPLEWDLSNSLDEKLEEEIKGIINQIKPEDPAFLQHSSGTTGLQKPVVLSHRAVLNHVLNLGKAFKLSENDKACSWLPLYHDFGLIAAFHIPLAYGITTVQLNPFEWVLAPVILLEAITKEKATMSFLPNFAYNVLADKIDEEELEGIDLSSLRIIVNAAEPIRHDSHEKFVKRFQKYGFNPLALACLYGMAEATLGVTVTEPGKPITELAVDRNELSKGIVKFADNNSVVRICVSSGKLIDGCQARIVDDNRNDIPDGFVGEVAVKSISQFDGYRNYPEKTAEVVQDGWYFTGDYGFRYNDEYFIIGRKKDIIIVAGKNIYPEDIEDAVNYVEGVIPGRVIAFGEEDPDLGTEFVSVVAETNAQTDEEKNKIRMNILKAGMSIDIAIHKVYLVPPRWLIKSSSGKPSRKTNKERLLSKTDPQVWSR; this is encoded by the coding sequence ATGACTGATTTTTATTTCAATATCGAAGAAGCAAATACACTCTGGAAAAGATGGGAATTAAATTCCGAAAGAAATCCTGAGCGTGAAGCCATTATTCACTGGGTAGCCGGTCAAGAACCTTATCGCTGGACATATCATAATTTAATTCAAACAGCAAAAAAATTTTCGCAGGAACTATTAAAGCTTGGAATTAAACCAGGTGAAGTTTGTGCAATCATCATTCGACATAATCCATTGTTCTATCCTCTCTATCTTGGTATTTCAAGAATAGGTGCATTGCCTGCAATTTTAGCTTATCCAAATCCTCGACTTCATCCCGAAAAATTCAGACAGGGACTTGAAGGAATGTCACAACGTTCTGGACTCGATTATATTTTAACAGAAAAAGAACTCGATCCAATGATTCGACCATTAATAGAAAATCCCAAAAGCACAATTAAAGCAGTTCATTTCCCGCTTGAATGGGATTTATCAAATTCATTAGATGAAAAACTTGAAGAAGAGATTAAAGGAATTATAAATCAAATTAAACCAGAAGATCCTGCGTTTCTTCAACACTCATCTGGAACAACAGGGTTACAAAAGCCTGTTGTGCTTTCACATCGAGCTGTACTAAATCATGTATTAAATTTAGGAAAAGCTTTTAAACTTTCTGAAAATGATAAAGCCTGTAGCTGGCTACCTCTTTATCACGATTTTGGATTAATAGCTGCCTTTCATATTCCTCTTGCTTATGGAATTACAACTGTTCAACTTAATCCTTTTGAATGGGTTTTAGCTCCAGTAATCTTGCTTGAAGCAATTACAAAAGAAAAAGCAACAATGTCATTCTTACCAAATTTTGCTTACAATGTTTTAGCAGATAAAATTGATGAAGAAGAATTGGAAGGAATTGATCTTTCGAGTTTAAGAATTATTGTAAATGCAGCTGAACCTATTCGTCACGATAGCCATGAAAAATTTGTAAAAAGATTTCAGAAATATGGATTTAATCCTCTTGCACTCGCTTGTCTTTACGGAATGGCAGAAGCTACACTTGGAGTAACAGTTACAGAGCCAGGTAAACCAATTACAGAATTAGCTGTAGATAGAAATGAGTTATCGAAAGGAATAGTAAAATTTGCAGACAATAATTCTGTAGTAAGAATATGTGTTTCATCAGGAAAATTAATTGATGGATGTCAGGCAAGAATTGTTGATGACAATAGAAATGATATTCCCGATGGATTTGTTGGCGAAGTTGCTGTAAAATCTATTTCTCAATTTGATGGCTATAGAAACTATCCAGAAAAAACTGCAGAAGTTGTTCAAGATGGCTGGTATTTTACAGGAGATTATGGATTTAGATATAATGATGAGTATTTTATTATTGGAAGAAAAAAAGATATTATAATTGTAGCTGGAAAAAATATTTATCCAGAAGATATTGAAGACGCAGTCAATTATGTCGAAGGAGTAATACCGGGAAGAGTAATTGCTTTTGGTGAAGAAGATCCAGACTTAGGAACGGAATTCGTAAGTGTTGTTGCAGAAACAAATGCTCAAACAGACGAAGAAAAGAACAAAATTAGAATGAATATTTTAAAAGCCGGTATGAGTATTGACATTGCTATTCATAAAGTTTATTTAGTTCCACCAAGATGGTTAATTAAAAGTTCATCTGGTAAACCGAGCCGCAAAACAAACAAAGAAAGATTATTAAGCAAAACAGATCCACAAGTTTGGAGTAGATAA
- a CDS encoding acyl carrier protein, whose amino-acid sequence MISPELKQVILKQLNLDDFDIKDETTAPEVPGWDSLNHINIILAIEEHFKVKFKSYELLRLRCVGDLQKLLDSKLGK is encoded by the coding sequence ATGATTTCACCAGAATTAAAACAGGTAATATTAAAACAACTTAACCTCGATGATTTCGATATTAAAGATGAAACCACTGCACCAGAAGTTCCGGGATGGGATTCACTAAATCACATTAATATTATTCTTGCAATCGAAGAACATTTCAAAGTTAAATTCAAAAGTTATGAATTGCTTCGCTTAAGATGCGTTGGCGATTTACAAAAACTTCTTGATTCTAAATTAGGTAAATAA
- a CDS encoding MBOAT family O-acyltransferase: protein MLFNFDLYKIYEQLKFIPDSPLIFSTSLFLILFFFFLLIYNLFIKNKTLRLAWLILFSFYFYYKSAGYYAGILIVSAAVNFLSGKWIASTEKFSLKKLYLLLALIINLGILSYFKYTNFILQIFHDITNSQFEPLDIFLPIGISFYTFKSLNYVFDIYFDTLKPTNSFRDFCVYVFFFPNILAGPIDRASDFLPQIDKEPFISKEDLGRAIFLIILGLFKKVVIADYISINFVDRVFDFPLRYTGIENLLAIYGYVLQVYCDFSGYSDMAIGISLMFGFRLMENFNYPFKATSIANFWRRWHISLSKWLLDYLFRPLQMKYRNLRVYGNMIGIFITFLICGLWHGAGWNYIYWGAMHGFMMSFALLIQKPKTKFYNLLKINNTKFLTIIQTIITFHLVAISFMIFRSSDIQTVFDMFSQIFTFFHGEVFIQFIERLPLISGLIFLGYLFHFMPSKLENMIINQFAKTPAIGKIIILVIAIWIAAQFKTADIQPFIYFQF from the coding sequence ATGCTGTTTAATTTTGACCTCTATAAAATTTACGAACAATTAAAATTTATTCCTGACTCTCCTCTTATTTTCAGTACAAGCTTATTCCTAATTCTCTTTTTCTTCTTTCTTCTTATCTATAATCTTTTTATAAAAAATAAAACTCTAAGACTTGCCTGGTTAATCCTTTTCTCATTTTATTTTTATTATAAATCTGCAGGATATTATGCTGGAATTCTTATTGTTTCTGCTGCAGTAAATTTTCTATCTGGTAAATGGATTGCATCAACAGAAAAATTTTCTCTGAAAAAATTATATCTTCTTCTGGCTTTAATTATTAATCTTGGAATTCTTAGTTACTTCAAATACACCAATTTTATTTTACAAATATTTCATGATATAACTAATTCGCAATTTGAACCTCTTGATATTTTTCTTCCAATCGGAATTTCTTTCTACACATTTAAATCTCTAAACTATGTTTTTGATATTTACTTTGATACATTAAAACCTACAAACAGTTTTAGAGATTTTTGTGTTTATGTATTTTTCTTCCCAAATATATTGGCTGGACCAATCGATCGTGCTTCTGATTTCTTACCACAAATAGATAAAGAACCATTTATTTCAAAAGAAGATCTCGGCAGAGCAATATTTCTAATAATTCTTGGTTTATTTAAAAAAGTAGTAATTGCAGATTATATAAGTATCAATTTTGTTGATCGTGTTTTTGATTTCCCATTGAGATATACTGGCATAGAAAACCTTCTCGCTATTTATGGATATGTTCTTCAAGTCTATTGTGATTTTTCTGGTTACTCCGATATGGCAATTGGAATTTCATTAATGTTTGGTTTCAGATTAATGGAAAACTTCAACTATCCATTTAAAGCAACAAGTATTGCTAACTTCTGGCGTAGATGGCACATTTCACTTTCAAAGTGGTTACTTGATTATTTATTCAGACCTCTTCAAATGAAATACAGAAACTTAAGAGTTTATGGAAATATGATTGGTATCTTTATTACTTTTTTGATTTGTGGTTTATGGCATGGTGCAGGCTGGAATTACATCTACTGGGGTGCTATGCATGGATTTATGATGTCTTTTGCACTTCTAATTCAAAAACCAAAAACAAAATTTTATAATTTACTAAAGATTAATAACACTAAATTTCTCACCATCATTCAAACAATTATTACCTTTCATCTTGTTGCAATTTCATTTATGATTTTTAGAAGTAGCGATATTCAAACTGTATTTGATATGTTCTCACAAATATTTACATTCTTTCATGGTGAAGTATTCATCCAGTTTATTGAAAGATTGCCATTAATCTCTGGTTTAATTTTCCTGGGTTATTTATTCCACTTTATGCCATCAAAATTAGAGAACATGATTATAAATCAATTTGCAAAAACTCCCGCTATCGGGAAAATCATAATTCTGGTAATTGCTATCTGGATTGCTGCACAATTTAAAACTGCAGATATTCAACCATTCATTTATTTCCAATTCTGA
- a CDS encoding STAS domain-containing protein, with protein sequence MAEKNNEIMNIPISIIWEGILFCPIWGILDSQRTQLIMDAVLDKIESTQSKVLIIDIIGVVTVDSAVANHLIKITKATKLMGCESVISGISPSVAQTIVNLGIDLSGIITKSTIKEALDFAFKKLNLKIISDQK encoded by the coding sequence ATGGCAGAAAAAAATAATGAAATAATGAATATTCCAATCTCTATTATATGGGAAGGAATTCTCTTCTGCCCTATCTGGGGAATTCTTGATTCTCAAAGAACACAGCTTATAATGGATGCGGTGCTTGATAAAATTGAGTCGACTCAATCAAAAGTATTAATCATAGACATAATTGGTGTTGTTACTGTTGATAGTGCTGTAGCCAATCACTTAATTAAAATAACAAAAGCCACAAAATTAATGGGCTGCGAAAGTGTAATATCAGGTATTTCACCTTCAGTAGCACAAACAATAGTAAATCTGGGCATTGATTTAAGTGGTATAATTACAAAATCAACTATCAAAGAAGCTCTTGATTTTGCATTCAAAAAGCTAAACTTAAAAATTATATCTGACCAAAAATGA
- a CDS encoding ATP-binding protein: MKIKRKKIFNIKINNDNSYQEVIQETLKYCLKLGFKKKYSNECAIISAELATNIIKYASFGEITLNKITKGKEKGIEIIAKDKGPGIENTELALQQGYSTGKSLGIGLPGVKRMVDEFVIKSILNKGTTVKIIKWEKSNH; the protein is encoded by the coding sequence ATGAAAATTAAAAGAAAAAAGATATTCAACATTAAAATTAACAATGATAATTCGTACCAGGAAGTTATTCAAGAAACATTAAAATATTGTTTAAAACTTGGATTTAAAAAAAAGTATAGCAACGAATGTGCAATTATTTCAGCTGAATTAGCTACCAATATTATTAAATATGCATCTTTTGGCGAAATAACATTAAATAAAATTACAAAGGGAAAAGAGAAGGGCATCGAAATAATTGCAAAAGATAAAGGTCCTGGCATTGAAAATACAGAATTAGCATTGCAACAAGGGTATTCTACAGGAAAAAGTCTTGGTATTGGTTTACCAGGAGTAAAAAGAATGGTTGATGAATTTGTCATTAAATCAATATTAAACAAAGGAACAACAGTTAAAATTATAAAATGGGAAAAGTCAAATCACTAA
- a CDS encoding ATP-binding protein gives MKLIELNIDSNYSIIDAREKFFVLLTDLGFSVKKAAKICVVISEITRSIYKKYINKKLIITLEDINNFYSLNIQFPKCFDMEKLNYFFDDSRIIKKNNNEYQIASLLIDKHKIPSLKKFVDSEKEKLMYIISANNVDELKRIIEEKTSEIIYSSKLLDSILNNMGEGVYVVDMNSNAIYVNNTCLELLGYDENELISNNMHLLIHHHKKDLSEYPAEECPILKSIQNKNSILVSNEVFWRKDGTCFSVEYNATPLIAENKVLGGVIIFRDISERIKAEEAIKKLNEELEQKVIERTQKLLEANKELESFSYSISHDLRAPLRHIIGFIELLSKKYTFEDKAAQYFNIITTTAKRMSQLIEDLLNFSRIGRASLKLTEVDLNEILRSLLTFFKDDIEKRNIQINIQTLPRIYADYILIQQVWQNLISNAIKYTSKCSNPCINIGFKKNKNFYTFYIEDNGIGFDMKYIDKLFNVFQRLHIDEEFEGTGIGLAITKKIIEKHGGKIWAEAKINEGAKFYFTLPIEYINEKNNLNN, from the coding sequence ATGAAACTGATAGAATTAAATATTGATAGTAACTATTCAATAATTGATGCACGTGAAAAATTCTTTGTTCTACTAACTGACTTAGGATTTTCTGTTAAAAAAGCAGCAAAAATTTGTGTCGTAATTTCTGAGATTACACGCAGTATTTACAAAAAATATATTAATAAAAAATTAATCATAACATTAGAAGATATTAATAATTTCTATTCTTTAAATATCCAGTTCCCAAAATGTTTTGACATGGAAAAACTTAATTATTTCTTTGATGATTCAAGGATTATTAAAAAAAATAATAATGAATATCAGATTGCTTCCCTTTTGATTGATAAACATAAAATCCCATCCTTAAAAAAGTTTGTTGATTCAGAAAAAGAAAAATTAATGTACATTATAAGTGCTAATAATGTAGATGAACTAAAGAGAATAATTGAAGAAAAAACATCTGAGATTATTTATTCTTCAAAACTATTAGACTCAATTTTAAATAACATGGGCGAAGGAGTCTATGTAGTTGATATGAATTCAAACGCAATTTATGTTAACAATACCTGTCTTGAACTATTAGGATATGACGAAAATGAATTAATAAGTAATAATATGCACCTATTAATTCACCATCATAAAAAAGATTTATCTGAATATCCTGCTGAAGAATGTCCAATATTAAAATCCATTCAAAATAAAAATTCTATTTTAGTTTCAAATGAAGTTTTCTGGAGAAAAGATGGCACTTGTTTCTCTGTAGAATATAATGCTACACCTTTAATTGCAGAAAACAAAGTACTGGGAGGTGTAATTATTTTCAGAGATATTTCTGAAAGAATAAAAGCAGAAGAAGCCATAAAAAAATTAAATGAGGAACTTGAACAAAAAGTAATAGAAAGAACTCAAAAGCTACTCGAAGCTAATAAAGAATTAGAATCTTTCAGCTACTCTATATCACACGATTTAAGAGCACCACTACGACATATTATTGGATTTATTGAACTGCTATCAAAAAAATATACTTTTGAAGATAAAGCTGCTCAATATTTTAATATTATTACTACAACTGCAAAACGAATGTCTCAATTAATTGAAGACTTATTAAATTTTTCAAGAATTGGTAGAGCATCACTTAAATTAACTGAAGTTGATTTGAATGAGATTCTTCGATCATTATTAACATTTTTTAAAGATGATATTGAAAAAAGAAACATTCAAATTAACATACAAACATTACCAAGAATTTATGCTGATTACATTTTAATACAGCAAGTCTGGCAGAATTTAATTTCAAATGCAATAAAATATACAAGCAAATGCAGTAATCCGTGCATTAATATTGGTTTTAAAAAGAATAAAAATTTTTATACTTTTTACATAGAAGATAATGGTATTGGCTTCGATATGAAATACATTGATAAATTATTTAATGTATTTCAAAGACTCCACATTGACGAGGAATTTGAGGGAACAGGAATTGGACTCGCCATTACAAAAAAAATAATTGAAAAACATGGCGGAAAAATTTGGGCAGAAGCCAAAATTAACGAAGGTGCTAAATTTTATTTTACATTACCAATAGAATACATTAATGAAAAAAACAATCTTAATAATTGA
- a CDS encoding response regulator produces MKKTILIIDDNPNDTFLMLEALDEITKKYEVKIFNDSEKALEYLNSKNSNENFIIPSLILLDVKMPKINGFEILKTIKSNNALKFIPVVMFSSSKEKSDLEKCYMLGANAFVVKPTNFDEFINTLKSIGNFWLEINELPLSYN; encoded by the coding sequence ATGAAAAAAACAATCTTAATAATTGACGATAACCCAAACGATACCTTCTTAATGCTCGAAGCTTTAGATGAAATTACAAAAAAGTATGAAGTAAAAATATTCAATGACAGCGAAAAGGCTCTCGAGTATCTAAATTCAAAAAATTCCAATGAGAATTTTATAATACCATCCCTTATTCTGCTTGATGTCAAAATGCCAAAAATAAATGGATTTGAAATTCTAAAAACAATTAAATCAAATAATGCACTTAAGTTTATTCCTGTTGTAATGTTTTCATCATCAAAAGAAAAATCAGATTTAGAAAAATGTTACATGCTGGGTGCAAATGCTTTTGTTGTTAAACCAACAAACTTTGATGAATTTATTAATACATTAAAATCTATTGGAAATTTCTGGCTTGAAATAAATGAACTTCCACTCTCTTACAATTAA
- a CDS encoding response regulator has protein sequence MENKIKILLLEDDDNDALLIENILTTSDLNVEIIRAKNKESYLELLDKLDFNIVISDYTVPHFEGIKALVELKKRNKNIPFIFCSGTINEEKAIQCLQLGAMDYVLKDKIEKLIPAVKRAIKLVTETLEKEKLEKELIQFKRAVENVHEVIFYTNPDGIILYANKAFEDIYGWKIEEVINKTTPRILKSGLYDKNFYSEFWNNIKSKDHFVIEMINRTKKGDLIEIKNMISSIYDANNKLIGFISIQSNISERKKKERELQRAKEAAEEMNKIKSYFLSNINHELRTPLISILGFSEELMNEITEPELKEYAKYIHEAGQRLNQTLNNILSLVELEKKRIEIKYESINLTELLKDLINQYSKEAEKKGLKFITKFESHKISIHSDYEITKKVLSIILDNSIKFTNEGGILLSVRTEKINSFTHPVINIVDTGIGIQSEKIEHIFEPFRQVSEGLTRTYEGLGIGLTIAKQLLDLIGVEIKIQSQLNKGTMITLIFPTVAKEEEIKSEVEKRKITIVEEPYEKKSTNPEILLVEDNPGNRMLFKKYLSEYFIVDEAIDGLEAIAKAELKSYDLILMDIHLGSGIDGVEAFKRIKSFPKYKNTPVIAITAYGMTDDREKFIDAGFTDYLKKPIMRTELIETIYKYTYKNN, from the coding sequence ATGGAAAATAAAATTAAAATTCTTCTTCTTGAAGATGATGACAATGATGCCTTACTAATAGAAAACATATTAACAACAAGTGACTTGAATGTAGAAATAATAAGAGCAAAGAACAAAGAATCATATCTCGAATTACTTGATAAATTAGATTTTAATATAGTTATAAGTGATTACACAGTTCCACATTTCGAAGGTATAAAAGCATTAGTAGAATTAAAGAAAAGGAATAAAAATATACCTTTCATATTTTGCTCGGGAACTATTAACGAAGAAAAAGCTATTCAATGCCTCCAACTTGGTGCAATGGATTATGTTTTAAAAGATAAAATTGAAAAACTTATCCCTGCAGTTAAACGAGCAATAAAACTAGTAACCGAAACACTCGAAAAAGAAAAATTAGAAAAAGAACTCATTCAATTCAAAAGAGCAGTAGAAAATGTGCACGAAGTAATTTTTTATACTAATCCTGATGGGATAATACTGTATGCTAATAAAGCTTTTGAAGATATTTATGGCTGGAAAATTGAAGAAGTAATTAATAAAACAACACCAAGAATTTTGAAAAGTGGCTTATACGACAAAAATTTTTATTCAGAGTTCTGGAATAATATAAAATCCAAAGACCACTTCGTAATTGAAATGATTAATAGAACTAAAAAAGGAGATTTAATAGAAATAAAGAATATGATAAGTTCTATATACGATGCTAATAACAAATTAATAGGATTTATCTCAATTCAATCAAATATTTCAGAAAGAAAAAAGAAAGAACGAGAACTCCAGAGAGCTAAAGAAGCAGCTGAGGAGATGAATAAAATAAAATCATATTTCCTTTCTAATATTAATCACGAGCTCAGAACACCTTTAATATCAATATTAGGATTTTCAGAAGAACTTATGAATGAAATTACAGAACCCGAATTAAAAGAATATGCAAAATATATACACGAAGCCGGTCAAAGATTAAATCAAACTCTGAATAATATTCTTTCGCTGGTCGAACTCGAGAAAAAAAGAATAGAAATAAAATATGAAAGCATCAATTTAACTGAATTACTGAAGGATTTAATAAATCAATATTCTAAAGAAGCAGAAAAAAAAGGATTAAAATTTATTACAAAGTTTGAATCTCATAAAATTTCAATTCATTCTGATTATGAAATAACAAAAAAAGTTTTATCAATAATCCTCGACAACTCAATTAAATTTACAAACGAAGGTGGTATTTTATTAAGTGTAAGAACAGAAAAAATTAACAGCTTCACTCATCCAGTAATTAATATTGTAGATACTGGTATTGGTATTCAGTCAGAAAAGATAGAACATATATTTGAACCATTTAGACAGGTTAGCGAAGGACTAACTAGAACTTATGAAGGACTTGGAATTGGACTCACCATTGCAAAACAACTTCTTGATTTAATAGGTGTAGAAATTAAAATACAAAGTCAGTTAAATAAAGGAACTATGATAACACTTATTTTCCCGACAGTAGCTAAAGAAGAAGAAATAAAATCAGAAGTCGAAAAAAGAAAAATTACTATAGTTGAAGAGCCATATGAAAAAAAATCAACCAACCCGGAAATTTTATTAGTTGAAGATAATCCTGGCAATAGAATGTTATTTAAAAAGTATTTATCCGAGTACTTTATTGTAGATGAAGCAATAGATGGACTCGAAGCTATTGCAAAAGCCGAACTTAAGTCATACGATTTGATTCTCATGGATATTCATTTAGGATCAGGTATTGATGGAGTAGAAGCTTTTAAAAGAATCAAATCATTTCCTAAATATAAAAACACTCCAGTTATTGCAATTACAGCTTATGGTATGACAGATGATCGAGAAAAATTTATTGATGCTGGCTTTACAGATTATCTTAAAAAACCAATAATGAGAACCGAGCTTATAGAAACTATATATAAATACACATACAAAAACAATTAA